A stretch of Cytophagales bacterium DNA encodes these proteins:
- a CDS encoding helix-turn-helix transcriptional regulator, with protein sequence MSTLAEHLKQLRVKNGLTQEALADQSNVSLRTIQRIELGQVHPRNSTLSLIFESLGAEYPASEESDENSRRSIKLLKVMNLLIILFMAIPIGNVLVTVTFLVVFFKKKMPSEPVRHMLSFQLLWSLTTLLLFFLGVFISNLVTGNAGNGQYIGLIIYVLCIAYNIYTLLRNTASLNSGAFKMSGPVPNFF encoded by the coding sequence ATGAGCACGCTGGCGGAGCATTTAAAACAATTAAGAGTCAAGAATGGGCTAACGCAAGAAGCATTGGCCGACCAATCCAATGTTTCGCTTAGGACGATTCAGCGCATAGAATTGGGACAAGTCCATCCAAGAAACTCTACTTTGAGTTTGATCTTTGAAAGTTTAGGTGCGGAGTATCCTGCTTCAGAGGAATCCGATGAAAATTCCCGCAGATCCATCAAACTGCTCAAGGTCATGAACTTATTGATCATTCTGTTTATGGCCATCCCGATTGGCAATGTTCTGGTAACAGTTACTTTCCTGGTGGTGTTCTTCAAAAAGAAAATGCCAAGTGAGCCTGTAAGGCATATGCTGAGTTTCCAATTGCTTTGGAGCCTTACAACTCTCTTGCTGTTTTTCCTTGGGGTATTCATCTCTAATCTCGTCACCGGAAATGCCGGCAACGGACAATACATTGGACTGATCATTTACGTTTTATGTATTGCCTACAATATTTACACCCTATTAAGAAATACCGCTTCACTCAACAGCGGGGCCTTTAAAATGAGTGGCCCCGTCCCTAACTTTTTCTAG
- a CDS encoding Arc family DNA-binding protein: protein MAKKKPFALRLDEKMMAALEKWAADEFRSTNGQIEWIINEALKKNNRLPKKDE from the coding sequence ATGGCGAAAAAGAAACCTTTCGCACTGAGATTAGATGAAAAGATGATGGCGGCCCTGGAGAAATGGGCCGCTGATGAATTTCGTAGTACCAACGGACAGATCGAATGGATCATCAATGAAGCCCTGAAAAAGAACAATCGTTTGCCTAAGAAGGACGAGTAA
- a CDS encoding SPFH domain-containing protein, whose translation MKNNSGYLEKTHDAVSGYVVIVIDFFLFFIALLLAAADTPMAFFPALLAVLSFPGFFTVNPNGSRVLTLLGKYVGTVRKNGFFWVNPLYAKKKVSLRARNFDSERLKVNDLIGNPILISVILVWRVKNTYAAAFEVDDYENFVKVQTDAAVRKLAGTYPYDNFEDSEDVVTLRSGLAEVNHKLEKELEERLQIAGIEILEARIGYLAYAEEIASAMLRRQQASAIVSARHKIVEGAVGMVEMALEEIAKKEVVSLDEERKATMVSNLMVVLCADKDVSPVINSGSLY comes from the coding sequence ATGAAAAACAACTCCGGATACCTTGAGAAGACCCACGATGCTGTTTCTGGCTACGTGGTAATTGTGATCGACTTTTTTCTATTTTTCATCGCCTTGTTACTTGCTGCTGCGGATACACCCATGGCATTTTTTCCGGCATTGCTGGCAGTGCTTTCATTTCCGGGATTTTTCACGGTCAATCCTAATGGTTCCAGGGTACTTACACTACTCGGAAAATATGTGGGAACAGTAAGGAAGAATGGCTTCTTTTGGGTGAACCCCCTCTATGCGAAGAAGAAAGTTTCTCTCAGGGCACGCAATTTTGATAGCGAGCGACTGAAGGTCAACGACCTGATTGGTAATCCGATTTTGATCTCCGTGATTTTAGTTTGGCGCGTGAAAAACACCTACGCGGCAGCCTTTGAAGTAGATGATTATGAGAATTTTGTGAAAGTTCAGACGGATGCCGCGGTGCGAAAATTGGCAGGAACCTATCCTTACGATAATTTCGAAGACAGTGAAGATGTGGTGACGTTGCGTTCGGGATTGGCAGAAGTCAATCACAAACTAGAAAAAGAGTTAGAAGAACGACTTCAGATTGCAGGCATTGAGATCCTGGAAGCCAGAATTGGATATTTGGCGTATGCCGAAGAAATTGCAAGTGCTATGTTAAGAAGACAGCAAGCCAGTGCCATCGTTTCTGCACGGCATAAGATCGTGGAAGGAGCTGTCGGTATGGTGGAGATGGCCCTTGAAGAGATTGCCAAGAAAGAGGTCGTTTCATTAGATGAAGAGCGGAAAGCGACCATGGTAAGTAACCTGATGGTTGTTTTATGTGCAGACAAAGATGTGTCGCCAGTGATCAATTCAGGTTCACTGTATTAA
- a CDS encoding serine hydrolase domain-containing protein has product MSQRTIIHTCLTCFLFSILLISCKSSFDSTEDLMTYYELRGRRKIGSPFSGTVLIAKNDQVVFTGAYGFSNRSLKKPNTLDTRFPVGSVTKQFTAMLVMQMVEQGDLDLDDPIVKHLPYLASTWSEQITLHQLLSHTSGLPHYDGLLGEVINRNAFAKTAYTPKELAVLIDQVELDYPIDTKFHYSSLGYMLLGVILEEVSGQSYSTLLQQNITTPLGLKNTGFASNEFIAAETARGYAFVEDESFMMIFNKLGGDFEKVPFRDQSNKYSTGGIHSTVEDLWVWSKAIRNNILLSKEYTDLMLTPNQSGYCYGWFRNWDELIERNKNVKMYTHGGALFGHRASINLFDDGTTIIYLANTNRIKDQELTHQLYLSTHHLKDTFGIKGYPDRSSMKRFHREGGLTALKRFFHELSERSGYEVLPSENSIVHIMSMYYENGDVKIADSLKQAYFTYYEPTEGSVNALGYQLLEDRCNIALTFFKENTVRFPESPNVWDSYGEGLMSCGEKETAIECHQRAVQLAEKTKDRNLEVFQQNLDRAIQLRAE; this is encoded by the coding sequence ATGTCACAACGAACAATCATTCACACATGTCTTACATGTTTCCTTTTCTCCATTCTTCTGATCAGTTGTAAAAGCTCCTTTGACAGTACAGAAGACTTAATGACTTATTATGAACTACGAGGTAGACGAAAAATAGGAAGTCCTTTCTCAGGTACCGTGCTCATTGCAAAAAATGATCAGGTCGTGTTTACAGGGGCTTACGGATTTAGCAACCGGTCATTGAAAAAGCCAAACACTTTGGACACCAGGTTTCCTGTAGGTTCTGTCACCAAGCAATTTACCGCAATGCTGGTTATGCAAATGGTCGAGCAAGGCGATCTTGATTTAGATGACCCCATCGTCAAACACTTACCCTATTTAGCAAGCACCTGGAGCGAACAAATCACCCTCCATCAGCTACTTTCCCATACGTCCGGGCTACCCCATTACGATGGGCTTCTGGGAGAAGTGATCAATAGGAATGCGTTTGCGAAGACAGCCTATACGCCCAAAGAATTGGCTGTACTCATTGATCAGGTCGAATTGGACTATCCCATCGATACCAAGTTTCACTACAGTAGTTTAGGCTATATGCTTCTGGGTGTCATTCTGGAGGAAGTAAGCGGTCAATCCTACAGTACGCTGCTGCAGCAGAACATCACTACTCCCCTGGGCCTAAAAAACACGGGGTTTGCTTCAAATGAATTTATCGCTGCAGAAACCGCAAGAGGTTATGCCTTTGTAGAAGATGAATCTTTCATGATGATCTTCAATAAACTCGGTGGAGATTTTGAAAAAGTTCCCTTCAGGGATCAATCCAATAAATACAGTACGGGAGGCATTCATTCCACAGTAGAAGATCTTTGGGTCTGGTCAAAAGCCATCCGCAACAACATCTTGCTTTCTAAAGAATACACCGACCTTATGCTCACCCCGAATCAATCAGGATACTGCTACGGCTGGTTCCGGAATTGGGATGAATTAATTGAACGTAACAAAAATGTGAAAATGTACACGCACGGTGGAGCCCTGTTCGGTCATCGCGCTTCCATCAACCTTTTTGATGATGGCACTACAATTATCTATTTAGCTAACACAAATCGAATTAAGGATCAGGAATTGACCCATCAACTTTACCTATCAACACATCACCTGAAAGACACCTTTGGCATCAAAGGATATCCGGACAGAAGTTCAATGAAACGATTCCATCGCGAGGGAGGTCTGACGGCACTCAAGCGATTTTTTCACGAATTATCCGAAAGATCAGGATATGAGGTATTGCCTTCGGAAAACTCCATTGTGCATATCATGAGCATGTACTATGAAAATGGAGATGTCAAAATTGCTGACAGCCTGAAGCAGGCTTATTTTACTTACTATGAACCCACCGAAGGCTCAGTAAATGCATTAGGATATCAGCTACTGGAAGACCGTTGCAATATCGCATTGACATTCTTCAAAGAAAACACGGTTCGCTTTCCTGAATCACCTAATGTATGGGATAGCTATGGAGAAGGGCTCATGTCTTGCGGCGAAAAGGAAACAGCCATCGAATGTCACCAACGGGCTGTTCAACTAGCTGAAAAAACAAAGGATCGGAATTTGGAGGTATTCCAGCAGAATTTGGATCGGGCCATTCAGCTTAGGGCGGAGTAA
- a CDS encoding alpha/beta fold hydrolase has protein sequence MITTIVLVVLGLYVAANFVIYFWQEKFLFKPEKLPSDFEFKYGDIEFMEYNLEPVPGVNINGIHFCQEKPKGVVLYLKGNSRSIKGWGRFAVDFTRLGYDVIMIDYRGFGKSTGKRTEDGIKRDLQYIYDEIKKQVEEKYIIIYGRSLGSGFAAKLASTNNPRMLILESPYYSVRHVAKRYTPFLPLSLILRFPIRTYKWLKHVQCPIKILHGTNDKLIPYKTAVKLSKINPKITRLYSVIGAGHNNLYTKEEYHRMLDEILNSKLPEAISPKETSISFTRKKKRKKVKL, from the coding sequence ATGATCACGACCATTGTTCTTGTGGTACTAGGGCTGTATGTAGCCGCAAACTTTGTCATCTATTTTTGGCAGGAGAAGTTCCTATTCAAGCCTGAAAAACTTCCCTCAGACTTTGAATTCAAGTATGGCGACATTGAATTCATGGAATACAACCTGGAACCTGTACCTGGCGTCAACATCAATGGGATTCATTTCTGTCAGGAAAAGCCCAAAGGTGTCGTACTTTACCTCAAAGGGAATAGTCGATCCATCAAAGGTTGGGGCCGATTTGCAGTGGATTTTACGCGTTTGGGTTATGATGTGATCATGATAGATTACCGCGGTTTCGGTAAGAGTACGGGTAAACGAACCGAAGATGGCATCAAACGAGACTTGCAATACATCTACGATGAGATCAAAAAGCAAGTCGAAGAGAAATACATCATCATTTACGGACGCTCGCTTGGATCTGGCTTTGCTGCTAAACTGGCTTCTACCAATAATCCAAGGATGTTGATCCTTGAATCACCTTATTATAGTGTGCGGCACGTAGCAAAGCGCTACACACCTTTTCTGCCCCTTTCGTTGATTTTACGGTTTCCAATAAGAACCTATAAATGGCTCAAACATGTGCAATGTCCCATCAAAATTCTGCATGGCACCAATGACAAATTGATCCCTTATAAAACAGCAGTAAAGCTATCTAAGATCAATCCGAAAATCACCCGACTTTATTCTGTGATTGGCGCTGGCCACAACAACCTCTACACCAAAGAAGAGTATCATCGAATGCTGGACGAAATCCTTAACTCCAAGCTCCCGGAAGCCATTAGTCCAAAAGAGACAAGCATTAGTTTCACCAGAAAGAAAAAACGCAAAAAGGTCAAACTTTGA
- a CDS encoding sigma-70 family RNA polymerase sigma factor — protein sequence MKINKMLTIQKSPTLDEIYRGCQAGKARAQKALYDRCASKMLGVCLRYVHDREEAEHVMIGGFVKVFEKIDQFSGDGSFEGWIRRIMVNEALMYIRKNQSMSVEVEINEVEGDLDYDTLDQFLNVEDIIKLIQDLPVGYKTVFNLYAIEGYNHAEIAQKLDISENTSKSQLSRARKLLQQKLATMEQEVNRKILSHE from the coding sequence ATGAAGATCAACAAAATGCTTACCATCCAGAAGTCACCAACACTCGATGAAATCTATCGAGGCTGCCAAGCCGGAAAGGCCAGGGCGCAGAAGGCGCTCTACGACCGATGTGCTTCGAAGATGCTCGGTGTATGCTTGCGATATGTGCACGACAGAGAAGAAGCGGAGCACGTGATGATAGGTGGTTTTGTGAAGGTCTTCGAAAAGATCGACCAATTCAGTGGCGATGGAAGTTTTGAAGGCTGGATCCGACGGATCATGGTCAACGAAGCGCTGATGTATATCAGGAAAAACCAGTCCATGTCCGTAGAAGTGGAGATCAACGAAGTGGAGGGTGATCTGGATTATGATACACTGGATCAGTTTCTGAATGTTGAAGACATCATCAAACTCATTCAGGATTTGCCTGTGGGTTACAAGACCGTCTTCAATTTGTATGCGATAGAGGGATATAATCACGCTGAGATCGCGCAAAAGCTTGACATCAGTGAGAATACTTCCAAGTCGCAATTGAGCAGGGCCAGAAAATTACTGCAACAAAAGCTGGCAACTATGGAACAAGAAGTGAATCGAAAAATATTGAGCCATGAATAA
- a CDS encoding M4 family metallopeptidase, whose product MKRFLLLILTCSTLGAFSQSQELFDTKKKSERNKEEITLRKFKPTTSSVTTSAPEHTSITALRKFNHEDLSLQVKTREQARPPRTLKSLYEKSGSDVLKVTDAKKYLNQHKGQLLIQDPSEEFHFKSITTDQQGFQHFRFDQYFQGYKVYASQIIVHENAKGLHMLNGIFHKTPANLKEPQLDLATAKKMAAIDLTGSSILPEFKHDLSMLAHVSMPGDLVIYHVNESPYLAYHLEVRSALHEHWEYFIDAHDGTVLNKFNKICFFDATTSEGTDLSGTNQNMNVVSEDGLLYMADISREMYDQARTDAAGTLVGAILTLDAASDNDIVSTGNGVWSDASAVSAHVNAGIAYEYFRQTHGRNSINGSGGNILSLVNVPDPDTGDPMDNAFWDGQAIYYGNGDSFFSPLAGSLDVAGHEMSHGVVSNTADLVYQDQPGALNESFADIFGAMMDRDDWLIGEDIVLNGTALRSLENPAIGDQPAHMRDLFTGPEDNGGVHINSGIPNHAYYLFATEVGLEVAELIFYRALDVYLTASSDFADFRTATLQAATDLHGQSSVEVAALANALDAVGIFGQAPTPEEEDLEVITGDNFILSLDTNENDTNTLYLSSTQGTDFVALTSTTVSNKPSVTDNGELAVYVGGDSQLFTFDLTGTNGEEMIDDQTVWGNVAISKDGNRIALNTNFLDPSIYVLDLVSGEFKQFELYNPTFTEGVQAAGVQFADAMEWDYSGEFLVYDGFNTIKQEVGDDIDFWDVGFIRVWDNDVNGFGDGEIFKLFTNLPEGVSIVNPSFSKTSSDVLAFDYYDATTQEIFLLATDIESGEVSFLTENNVLGYPNFATDDSQLIFNTFSSETDFISSLALESDRITASGSPSPLIQFGRWGIWFAQGERALQSDEKELVEFGFRSLDPVVLATISGTTVQLEVPFDTDVTSLISNFVLSAEASAYVSGTEQVSGVTVNDFTSQVDYVVKAEDGSEETYSVIVAKEEEPLNSAAEKVELKMFPVPIKDHLQVRSINAIERISIFSLNGQKMYAEKFTKPQSTFSLDLSSFKAGPYVLELVTIDGLRMVKRVRKE is encoded by the coding sequence ATGAAAAGATTTTTACTACTTATTCTTACTTGCTCAACCTTAGGAGCATTTTCTCAATCTCAGGAATTATTCGATACCAAAAAGAAATCGGAAAGGAACAAAGAAGAAATCACATTACGGAAATTCAAGCCTACCACTTCTTCCGTAACCACTTCTGCTCCGGAGCATACCAGCATTACAGCACTCAGGAAATTCAATCACGAAGACCTGAGTCTTCAAGTGAAAACGCGGGAACAAGCAAGGCCTCCCAGAACATTAAAGTCGCTGTATGAGAAAAGTGGTTCTGATGTGCTAAAAGTTACGGATGCCAAAAAATACCTTAACCAACATAAGGGCCAACTTTTGATCCAGGATCCCAGCGAGGAATTCCACTTCAAAAGTATCACTACGGATCAACAAGGATTCCAACACTTTCGATTTGACCAATATTTCCAGGGATATAAAGTTTACGCCAGCCAAATCATTGTTCACGAGAATGCTAAAGGTCTGCACATGCTCAACGGTATATTTCACAAGACACCAGCCAATCTCAAAGAACCCCAACTGGATCTGGCTACCGCCAAAAAAATGGCCGCAATTGACCTTACAGGATCATCAATATTACCAGAATTCAAACACGACCTATCCATGCTGGCGCACGTGTCCATGCCTGGTGATCTGGTCATTTATCACGTAAACGAGTCCCCGTATTTGGCCTACCACCTGGAAGTTAGGTCTGCCTTGCACGAGCACTGGGAGTATTTCATTGATGCTCATGATGGAACAGTGCTCAATAAATTCAACAAGATCTGCTTTTTTGATGCGACGACTAGCGAAGGGACAGATCTTAGCGGAACAAACCAAAACATGAATGTCGTATCGGAAGATGGACTCCTGTACATGGCCGATATTTCGAGAGAAATGTATGATCAGGCCAGAACTGATGCTGCCGGAACGCTTGTTGGTGCCATACTAACACTAGATGCGGCTTCCGACAATGATATTGTCTCAACCGGCAATGGGGTCTGGTCCGATGCTTCCGCTGTTTCTGCTCACGTTAATGCCGGTATCGCCTATGAGTATTTTCGACAAACACACGGAAGAAACAGCATCAACGGCAGCGGTGGCAACATTCTTTCACTTGTCAACGTCCCGGACCCAGACACTGGGGACCCCATGGACAATGCTTTTTGGGATGGACAGGCCATTTATTATGGTAATGGTGATAGTTTTTTCTCCCCACTGGCAGGCTCCCTCGATGTTGCCGGACATGAAATGTCACATGGAGTAGTCTCCAATACAGCGGATCTTGTTTATCAGGATCAACCAGGCGCATTGAACGAATCCTTTGCCGACATTTTCGGAGCCATGATGGATAGAGATGATTGGCTCATCGGAGAAGATATTGTTTTGAATGGAACCGCATTGAGAAGCTTAGAAAACCCGGCTATTGGTGATCAACCAGCCCACATGAGAGATCTTTTTACTGGTCCCGAAGATAATGGCGGCGTACATATTAACAGCGGCATCCCGAATCACGCTTATTACCTTTTTGCCACGGAAGTTGGATTGGAGGTTGCCGAATTGATCTTCTACAGAGCCCTGGATGTCTATTTGACAGCTTCGTCTGATTTTGCCGATTTCCGTACAGCCACACTACAGGCAGCCACTGATCTCCATGGACAATCTTCGGTAGAAGTGGCAGCTTTGGCCAATGCACTTGATGCAGTAGGTATCTTTGGACAGGCACCCACGCCAGAAGAGGAGGATCTTGAAGTCATTACAGGAGATAATTTTATCCTAAGTCTCGACACTAACGAAAACGATACCAACACACTTTACTTATCAAGCACACAAGGAACAGACTTTGTGGCATTGACCAGTACAACTGTCAGCAATAAACCTAGTGTAACCGATAATGGAGAATTAGCCGTGTATGTAGGCGGAGATAGCCAATTGTTCACCTTTGATCTGACCGGTACTAATGGCGAAGAGATGATAGACGATCAGACGGTCTGGGGAAACGTGGCTATTTCGAAAGATGGTAATCGTATTGCCTTGAATACAAATTTTCTGGACCCAAGCATCTACGTGTTGGACCTGGTCTCCGGCGAGTTCAAACAATTTGAATTGTATAATCCCACCTTTACAGAAGGTGTACAAGCAGCAGGAGTCCAATTCGCTGATGCCATGGAATGGGACTATTCCGGTGAATTTCTTGTCTATGACGGATTCAATACCATAAAACAAGAAGTCGGAGATGATATCGACTTCTGGGATGTAGGATTTATCAGGGTGTGGGATAATGATGTCAATGGTTTTGGTGATGGTGAAATCTTTAAATTATTCACTAATCTTCCCGAAGGTGTAAGTATCGTTAATCCCTCCTTCTCAAAAACGTCCTCAGACGTTCTGGCTTTCGACTATTATGATGCTACCACGCAGGAAATATTTCTGTTAGCCACCGATATTGAATCCGGAGAGGTTTCCTTCCTTACAGAGAATAATGTGCTGGGATATCCAAACTTCGCAACAGATGACAGTCAACTCATTTTCAATACATTCAGTTCAGAAACGGACTTCATATCTAGCCTGGCCCTCGAATCAGACAGAATCACTGCTTCAGGAAGCCCTTCTCCGTTGATCCAGTTCGGAAGGTGGGGTATATGGTTCGCGCAGGGAGAACGGGCACTTCAAAGTGATGAAAAAGAATTGGTAGAATTCGGATTCCGGTCGCTGGACCCTGTGGTGTTAGCAACCATTAGTGGTACGACAGTACAACTTGAAGTGCCTTTTGACACAGATGTGACGAGTCTGATCTCAAATTTTGTACTCTCAGCAGAAGCCAGCGCATATGTCAGTGGAACCGAGCAGGTAAGTGGCGTAACCGTTAATGATTTTACCAGTCAGGTCGATTATGTAGTAAAGGCTGAAGATGGCTCCGAGGAAACTTATTCGGTTATCGTAGCAAAAGAGGAAGAGCCACTAAACAGTGCTGCAGAAAAGGTCGAATTAAAAATGTTTCCGGTCCCGATAAAAGATCATCTTCAGGTAAGATCAATCAACGCCATTGAAAGAATCAGCATCTTTTCCCTCAATGGACAAAAGATGTACGCCGAAAAATTCACAAAACCACAATCAACATTTTCACTTGATCTTTCATCATTCAAAGCGGGTCCTTATGTGCTGGAGCTTGTGACGATTGATGGTTTAAGAATGGTAAAAAGGGTACGAAAGGAATAG
- the ssb gene encoding single-stranded DNA-binding protein, with translation MNTLKNHVQLIGRLGNDPQVKTFDSGKTVATFPLATNETYYNNHGERISDTQWHNIVVWGKKCDLVENYLHKGSEIALQGKLVNRAYEKEGEKRYVTEIVLSELLMMDKKPAQA, from the coding sequence ATGAACACTTTAAAAAATCACGTACAATTAATTGGTAGATTAGGAAACGATCCACAAGTAAAAACTTTTGATTCAGGCAAAACAGTTGCCACCTTCCCGCTCGCAACAAACGAGACGTACTACAACAATCATGGCGAACGCATTTCAGACACCCAATGGCACAACATTGTGGTCTGGGGAAAGAAGTGTGATCTTGTAGAGAACTACCTACACAAAGGGAGTGAGATTGCTTTGCAGGGTAAGTTGGTTAATCGAGCCTATGAAAAAGAAGGTGAGAAGCGTTACGTCACCGAGATCGTGCTCAGCGAACTCCTGATGATGGATAAAAAACCGGCTCAAGCTTAA
- a CDS encoding alpha/beta fold hydrolase has product MSFIKITIGVIVGLYLLMVLVLYFFQENFIFLGEPLSQNHQYTFDSPFEERNFEMTDGAVINALHFKADSSKGIIYYHHGNAGNLDRWGGIAEYFVQFGYDVLIYDYRGYGKSTGTRSEKTLHQDAQHVYDELLKEWPAKQVILYGRSLGSGMACQVAANNDAKMLILETPFYSLQSMASWRFPFLPTRLLVKYDMLNWKRLQEADLPIHIFHGTEDGVVPYRSGKKLYDSVHDKATFTTLEGAQHNNLIEFQGFREGVNSLLTPDI; this is encoded by the coding sequence TTGAGTTTCATCAAAATAACGATTGGTGTTATAGTCGGGCTGTACCTACTTATGGTCCTGGTCTTGTACTTTTTTCAAGAGAATTTCATCTTTCTAGGCGAACCTCTATCTCAGAATCATCAATACACGTTTGATTCGCCTTTCGAAGAACGCAACTTTGAAATGACAGATGGTGCCGTGATCAATGCCCTTCATTTCAAAGCAGATTCCAGTAAGGGGATCATCTATTATCATCACGGCAATGCGGGCAACCTAGATCGATGGGGCGGCATTGCGGAGTATTTTGTGCAGTTCGGATACGATGTATTGATCTACGACTATCGAGGTTATGGTAAAAGTACCGGAACAAGAAGCGAAAAAACACTCCATCAGGACGCTCAGCACGTTTATGACGAATTATTAAAGGAATGGCCGGCCAAACAGGTCATTCTTTATGGACGGTCTTTAGGCTCAGGAATGGCTTGCCAGGTAGCTGCCAATAACGATGCAAAAATGCTGATCCTGGAAACCCCATTCTACAGCTTACAAAGCATGGCCAGTTGGCGCTTTCCTTTCCTCCCAACCAGGCTACTGGTCAAATATGACATGCTCAACTGGAAGCGATTGCAAGAAGCTGATCTACCCATCCACATCTTCCATGGTACCGAAGATGGTGTGGTTCCCTACCGGTCAGGTAAAAAACTCTACGATTCCGTTCACGACAAAGCCACCTTCACCACCCTCGAAGGTGCTCAACACAACAATTTAATTGAGTTTCAGGGGTTTCGGGAGGGGGTTAACTCACTATTGACCCCAGACATCTAG
- a CDS encoding Yip1 family protein, producing MKANLLCPKCQTEGQGNFCSNCGTAYQIDRSEFYTLLQSKFKDRAFVDINIKDQIALDPRLMNVAERFGENFKQYQGVYGRCSNYFVMSITKLIFFIKADGYSYDQLHELVDNISHEFDQLGNELGFNDNHNLRIAFYFVFEQPVDDELFEQIYRLNNNARNPFRKKSKRRFRTLDKKRPYVFFTSFGIDMDKLRVSGYSIDVSKDEIRELITQVTGKEADENRGQHWHDKLFNKVMDQLPNKSFVQEQLKMIFSPTLLAFLIKKDRITTLKFVTFFGAFATVSQVLNDWVPERAQSLAKVLSLTEYDILNVLITFIPMFVLSLMIHGAFKFIKGQGDFKESMTATFMSSVIFIVLIQLITIIYENDSRTVGTSVIQTAMTTALVFSLFYLGSLFRRIHLVSMTKSVVITTVFFALASVVGSFINLDSFEDEIDTVEKVFDQIGADELLEKSEDQ from the coding sequence ATGAAAGCCAACCTACTTTGCCCCAAATGTCAAACTGAAGGACAGGGAAATTTCTGCTCCAATTGCGGAACTGCCTACCAGATCGATCGATCAGAATTCTACACCTTATTACAGTCCAAGTTCAAAGACCGGGCATTCGTGGACATCAATATCAAGGATCAGATTGCATTGGACCCTCGCTTGATGAATGTTGCTGAGCGATTTGGCGAAAACTTCAAGCAATACCAGGGAGTGTATGGCAGATGCTCCAACTATTTTGTCATGTCCATCACCAAGCTGATTTTCTTCATCAAAGCGGATGGATATTCTTATGATCAATTACATGAATTGGTAGACAACATAAGTCATGAATTCGACCAATTAGGCAATGAATTGGGCTTCAACGACAACCATAACCTGAGGATCGCTTTCTATTTCGTATTCGAGCAACCAGTCGATGATGAACTGTTCGAGCAGATCTACAGACTTAACAATAATGCGAGAAATCCCTTCCGAAAAAAATCAAAACGTCGGTTTCGCACCCTGGACAAAAAGCGGCCTTATGTATTCTTTACCTCCTTTGGGATTGACATGGACAAGCTTAGGGTATCTGGATATTCCATAGATGTTTCTAAAGACGAGATCAGGGAATTGATCACACAAGTCACCGGAAAAGAAGCGGATGAAAACCGAGGACAACATTGGCACGACAAATTATTCAATAAGGTGATGGATCAACTTCCTAACAAATCATTTGTTCAGGAACAATTGAAAATGATCTTCAGCCCAACATTACTCGCTTTCCTGATCAAAAAAGACAGGATCACTACGTTAAAGTTCGTGACATTCTTTGGCGCTTTTGCCACGGTAAGTCAAGTGCTCAATGATTGGGTGCCGGAACGAGCACAATCCCTGGCCAAAGTGCTTAGCCTGACTGAATACGATATTCTAAATGTCCTGATCACCTTCATTCCCATGTTTGTACTGTCTTTAATGATTCATGGCGCCTTTAAATTCATCAAAGGACAAGGCGACTTCAAAGAATCGATGACTGCCACCTTCATGAGTTCGGTGATTTTCATTGTACTCATTCAACTGATCACCATCATCTATGAAAATGACTCGCGCACTGTAGGTACCAGCGTGATTCAAACGGCCATGACCACCGCACTCGTATTCTCACTGTTTTATTTAGGGTCATTATTCAGACGAATTCATTTGGTCTCCATGACCAAATCTGTGGTGATCACTACGGTATTTTTCGCCTTGGCCAGCGTAGTAGGTTCCTTTATCAACCTTGACAGTTTCGAAGATGAGATTGATACGGTTGAAAAGGTCTTTGATCAGATCGGTGCAGATGAGTTATTGGAGAAAAGTGAAGATCAATGA